The Populus alba chromosome 6, ASM523922v2, whole genome shotgun sequence genome contains a region encoding:
- the LOC118043834 gene encoding D-lactate dehydrogenase [cytochrome], mitochondrial-like isoform X1 produces the protein MGGKRKHCVCFRNAMLEAGPGATIGGMCATRCSGSIAVRYGTMQDNVISLKVVLPNGDVVKTASRARKSAAGCVILSFSIFSCGFLFLCCSVFFLFFFLGQGRGEGIYN, from the exons ATGGGCGGCAAAAGGAAGCACTGCGTTTGTTTTAGAAATGCAATGTTGGAG GCAGGGCCTGGTGCAACAATAGGGGGAATGTGTGCTACTCGTTGCTCTGGTTCTATAGCTGTGAG GTATGGAACCATGCAAGATAATGTCATTAGTCTCAAG GTGGTTCTTCCCAATGGAGATGTGGTCAAGACAGCTTCTCGTGCTCGAAAGAGTGCTGCAGGGTGTGTTATCTTGTCCTTTTCTATATTTAGTTGTGGTTTCTTATTTCTCTGttgctctgtttttttccttttctttttccttggaCAGGGGAGAGGGGAGGggatatataattaa
- the LOC118043834 gene encoding D-lactate dehydrogenase [cytochrome], mitochondrial-like isoform X2: protein MGGKRKHCVCFRNAMLEAGPGATIGGMCATRCSGSIAVRYGTMQDNVISLKVVLPNGDVVKTASRARKSAAGLQCTISLQLRMQLMLLLTLCCLVFRYGRRLYGFA from the exons ATGGGCGGCAAAAGGAAGCACTGCGTTTGTTTTAGAAATGCAATGTTGGAG GCAGGGCCTGGTGCAACAATAGGGGGAATGTGTGCTACTCGTTGCTCTGGTTCTATAGCTGTGAG GTATGGAACCATGCAAGATAATGTCATTAGTCTCAAG GTGGTTCTTCCCAATGGAGATGTGGTCAAGACAGCTTCTCGTGCTCGAAAGAGTGCTGCAGG GTTACAATGTACAATTTCCTTACAATTAAGGATGCAGCTGATGTTGCTATTGACACTATGCTGTCTGGTATTCAG ATACGGAAGGAGGCTCTATGGGTTTGCTTAG
- the LOC118043833 gene encoding strigolactones hydrolase CXE15: MGSLPHVVEDCGGVVQLFSDGTIYRSKDIGFPMPIINDESVLFKDCLFDKTYNLHLRLYKPTSISLSSPTKKLSVILYLHGGGFCVGTREWPNCHNCCLKLASGLNALVVAPDYRLAPEHRLPAAMEDGLSALQWLQAQVLSDRGDAWVNGGEVDYDQVFVLGDSSGGNIAHHLAVQIGVGSTGLDPVRVRGYILLAPFFGGVARTKSEEGPSEQLLNLEILDRFWRLSMPAGASRDHPLANPFGPGSLNLELVALDPIMVIVGGCELLRDRGEDYARRLKKMGKKIEYVEFEGKQHGFFTNDPYSEASEEVIQVMKKFVVENSS; this comes from the exons ATGGGTTCTCTCCCTCATGTAGTAGAAGATTGCGGTGGTGTTGTCCAACTCTTTAGTGACGGAACCATTTATAGGTCCAAAGATATAGGGTTCCCCATGCCAATCATCAACGACGAGTCCGTCCTCTTCAAAGACTGCCTCTTTGACAAAACGTACAACCTCCACCTCCGTCTCTACAAACCCACTTCAATATCACTATCATCCCCTACAAAGAAGCTTTCTGTCATACTTTACCTTCATGGAGGTGGATTTTGTGTAGGCACGCGTGAGTGGCCTAACTGTCACAACTGCTGCCTTAAACTAGCTTCTGGGCTCAATGCACTCGTTGTCGCCCCTGACTATCGTTTGGCCCCAGAACATAGGCTACCGGCGGCCATGGAGGATGGACTTAGTGCCTTGCAGTGGCTACAAGCTCAGGTTTTGAGCGACAGAGGTGATGCATGGGTCAATGGTGGTGAAGTTGACTATGACCAGGTTTTTGTTTTGGGCGACTCATCTGGTGGCAATATTGCACACCACCTGGCGGTTCAGATCGGTGTCGGTTCGACCGGGTTGGATCCGGTTCGGGTAAGAGGGTATATCCTACTAGCACCATTTTTTGGTGGGGTTGCTAGGACAAAGTCAGAGGAAGGGCCCAGTGAACAATTGTTGAACTTGGAAATACTGGATCG TTTTTGGAGGCTCTCCATGCCAGCCGGGGCAAGTAGAGACCACCCTTTGGCGAACCCCTTCGGACCAGGTAGCTTGAATCTGGAGCTGGTGGCTCTTGATCCCATCATGGTGATCGTAGGTGGTTGTGAACTGTTGAGAGATAGAGGTGAGGATTATGCAAGGAGGTTGAAGAAGATGGGAAAGAAAATTGAGTATGTTGAATTTGAGGGAAAGCAGCACGGTTTCTTCACGAATGATCCTTACTCAGAAGCTTCAGAAGAAGTTATTCAAGTCATGAAAAAGTTTGTGGTTGAAAACTCTAGTTAA
- the LOC118043832 gene encoding myosin-binding protein 7, with translation MDLQVLSAQASPSRDLVKYCICGCSCSLIAGSSSESWIRSVKRKYDEFEEGNRFYIPGFDFFSNPRIQIENECSALREMVSSQQQTMQDLYTELEEERNAASSAANEAMSMILRLQREKAEIQMEARQFKRFAEEKMGHDQQEFLALEDVLYKREQAIQSFTCEIQAYKHRMMSYGLTEAEAVGERGGFSRNTSMNENLDAGQFEFPAYDYPPLKCNLNDNPNPLEGEVDIVNVENYAFGETPHGRENLKNLEHRIYQMERSPRSIQQDGDFCGTKNILEKVVVDHSPRRSRHSRRFSGDSSSSLIGMSRELGPDFATASPRPKLSNSFKKTDYASQVEDYTNSRKRDNEADFGDDMSDRVYTIDSIHNGVSQNGVTEPKAGVGIYEEHLSTPRETLTRPDISDPDIKKLYLRLQSLEADRESMRQALISMRTDKAQMVLLKEIAQHLCKEMSPERKMPARKPILLGSFSFTSIFKWVVSIVFWRKKAQRSKYMFGLSAADVGLLILLDKGSRTRQWRCLMSTQV, from the exons ATGGATTTGCAAGTACTTTCTGCCCAGGCTTCACCATCGAGGGATTTGGTGAAGTATTGTATTTGTGGCTGCAGTTGTTCTTTAATTGCCGGTTCATCTTCAGAGTCTTGGATCAGGTCTGTCAAAAGAAAATACGATGAGTTTGAGGAGGGGAATCGGTTTTATATCCCCGGGTTTGATTTCTTCTCGAATCCACGAATACAAATTGAGAATGAATGTTCTGCGCTACGTGAGATGGTTTCTAGCCAACAGCAGACTATGCAGGATTTGTACACGGAATTGGAAGAGGAAAGGAACGCTGCTTCTTCAGCTGCAAATGAAGCCATGTCAATGATACTGAGGTTGCAGAGGGAGAAGGCGGAGATCCAAATGGAGGCAAGGCAATTTAAGCGTTTTGCCGAGGAGAAGATGGGGCATGATCAGCAGGAGTTTTTGGCTTTAGAGGATGTTTTGTATAAGAGAGAGCAGGCTATTCAATCATTTACTTGTGAAATTCAGGCTTATAAGCATAGGATGATGAGTTATGGCCTTACAGAGGCAGAGGCAGTGGGTGAGAGGGGTGGGTTTAGCCGCAACACAAGCATGAATGAAAATTTGGATGCTGGCCAATTCGAGTTTCCAGCTTATGATTACCCACCCCTGAAATGCAATTTGAATGATAATCCAAATCCTTTGGAGGGTGAGGTTGACATTGTGAATGTTGAGAACTATGCATTTGGCGAGACCCCTCATGGTCGTGAGAATTTGAAGAACTTAGAACATAGGATCTATCAGATGGAGAGAAGTCCTCGTAGCATTCAACAAGATGGTGATTTTTGTGGTACAAAGAATATTCTCGAGAAGGTGGTTGTTGACCACTCTCCTAGGAGGTCAAGGCACAGCAGGAGATTCTCTGGAGATAGTTCAAGTTCATTGATTGGGATGTCTAGAGAATTGGGTCCAGATTTTGCCACTGCATCTCCAAGACCCAAGTTAAGCAATAGCTTTAAGAAAACGGACTATGCTTCACAAGTGGAAGATTACACAAATTCGAGAAAGAGGGATAATGAAGCAGACTTTGGAGATGACATGAGTGACAGAGTTTATACCATTGATTCTATCCATAACGGGGTCTCACAGAATGGTGTTACAGAACCAAAAGCTGGAGTTGGGATTTATGAAGAGCATCTCTCAACTCCAAGAGAGACATTGACTCGGCCGGATATCAGTGATCCTGATATAAAAAAGCTCTACTTGAGACTTCAGTCACTTGAGGCTGACCGGGAATCTATGAGGCAAGCACTTATTTCAATGCGAACTGATAAAGCACAAATGGTATTGTTGAAAGAAATAGCTCAACATCTATGCAAGGAAATGTCTCCAGAAAGAAAAATGCCTGCGAGGAAGCCAATTCTTCTTGGAAGCTTTTCCTTCACATCAATCTTTAAG TGGGTTGTGTCCATCGTTTTCTGGAGAAAGAAAGCTCAGCGAAGCAA GTACATGTTTGGACTTTCAGCCGCTGATGTTGGCTTGCTAATTCTTCTAGACAAAGGCTCCCGCACAAGGCAATGGAGATGTCTGATGAGCACACAAGTGTGA
- the LOC118043831 gene encoding probable mannitol dehydrogenase — protein sequence MVAKLPEEEHPKQAFGWAARDQSGLLSPFKFSRRATAEKDVAFKVLYCGMCHSDLHMAKNEWGVTQYPLVPGHEIVGIVTEVGSKVEKFKVGDKVGVGCMVGSCRSCDSCHDNLENYCPKMILTYGAKYYDGTTTYGGYSDLMVAEEHFIVRIPDNLSLEAGAPLLCAGITVYSPLRYFGLDKPGMHVGVVGLGGLGHVAVKFAKAMGVKVTVISTSPNKKQEAVEILGADSFLVSRDQDQMQSAMGTLDGIIDTVSAVHPMVPLFTLLKSHGKLVLVGAPEKPLELPAFPLIMGRKMVGGSCIGGMTETQEMIDFAAKHNITADVEVIPMDYVNTAMERILKGDVRYRFVIDIAKTLNP from the exons ATGGTAGCCAAATTGCCAGAGGAAGAGCATCCAAAACAGGCCTTCGGATGGGCAGCAAGAGACCAATCTGGGCTCCTCTCTCCCTTCAAGTTCTCCAGGAG AGCAACAGCAGAAAAGGATGTGGCATTCAAGGTGTTGTATTGTGGGATGTGCCACTCCGACCTTCACATGGCCAAGAATGAATGGGGCGTTACTCAATACCCTCTTGTTCCTGG GCATGAGATTGTGGGAATAGTGACAGAGGTGGGGAGCAAAGTAGAAAAATTCAAGGTTGGAGACAAAGTGGGTGTAGGGTGCATGGTTGGATCATGCCGCTCTTGCGATAGTTGTCACGACAATCTTGAGAATTACTGTCCAAAAATGATACTTACCTATGGTGCCAAGTATTATGATGGCACCACCACATATGGAGGCTACTCAGACCTTATGGTTGCCGAAGAGCACTTCATTGTTCGTATTCCAGATAACCTATCTCTTGAAGCTGGTGCTCCTCTCTTGTGTGCTGGCATCACAGTATATAGCCCCTTGAGGTATTTTGGACTTGACAAACCCGGTATGCATGTGGGTGTAGTCGGCCTTGGTGGTCTAGGTCACGTAGCTGTGAAATTTGCAAAGGCTATGGGGGTCAAGGTGACAGTGATTAGCACCTCTCCTAACAAGAAGCAAGAGGCTGTAGAGATTCTTGGTGCTGACTCTTTTTTGGTTAGTCGTGACCAAGATCAGATGCAG TCTGCAATGGGCACATTGGATGGCATCATTGATACAGTGTCCGCAGTTCACCCTATGGTGCCTTTATTTACTCTATTGAAGTCTCATGGAAAGCTAGTTTTGGTTGGTGCTCCAGAGAAGCCTCTTGAATTACCTGCCTTTCCTTTGATCATGG GGAGGAAGATGGTGGGAGGTAGTTGCATCGGAGGAATGACGGAGACACAAGAGATGATTGATTTTGCAGCCAAACACAATATAACAGCCGACGTCGAGGTTATTCCGATGGACTATGTCAACACTGCCATGGAGCGCATCCTAAAAGGAGATGTTAGATATCGATTTGTCATCGACATTGCCAAAACACTAAACCCTTAG